One Ranitomeya imitator isolate aRanImi1 chromosome 1, aRanImi1.pri, whole genome shotgun sequence DNA window includes the following coding sequences:
- the LOC138669724 gene encoding uncharacterized protein, with translation MMDLSMANFYFKLEFSFKIFLACVFAWEQDRNRQRWRRRQRRRFWRHPIIEVRETRGAYHTLYAELNANPEKFQDYTRMSQDSFRDLLSRVEGSIRRQDTRLRRAIPPEERLLVTLRFLATGESLSSLHFQYRLGISTLSGIVVDTCRALWNVLREEFIPVPTVDMWREISKTFLNVCDFPNCLGAVDGKHIRIVKPARTGSEFFNYKKYFSVVLMAIADAECRFIAVDIGAFGRGNDSQTFKSDGGGIIKVFCFL, from the exons atgatggatctttcaatggcgaacttttatttcaaactggagttcagcttcaagattttccttgcctgtgtttttgcttgggagcaagaccgaaaccgccaaagatggagaaggagacagcgtcggcgtttttggaggcaccccatcattgaagtgcgtgagacccgtggagcatatcacacgctctatgcggagctgaatgccaacccggagaaattccaggattacaccagaatgtctcaggattctttccgggatttactgtctcgtgtagaaggttccatacggcgacaggacacacggctccgtagagcaattccacccgaggaacgtctgttagtgacattacg atttctggccacaggagagagtttatcttccctgcacttccaataccgccttggaatctcaaccctgtccggaattgttgtggacacctgtcgtgcgttatggaatgtactccgtgaggagtttatacccgtacccaccgtggacatgtggcgggaaatatcaaaaacatttttgaacgtgtgtgattttccaaactgtttaggggcggtggacgggaagcacatccgcattgttaaacctgccagaaccggatctgagttttttaattataaaaaatatttttcggtagtgctcatggcaatagcggatgcggagtgtcgcttcatcgccgtggacattggagcttttggccgtggcaatgattcccagacattcaaga gtgatgggggaggaataatcaaagttttttgttttttatga